Proteins encoded by one window of Porphyromonas vaginalis:
- a CDS encoding glycosyltransferase family 39 protein, with protein MMLQDLLRQRLSLVWVVVGLLLVLVAGLLLLYKSKRLTASLPSRATLKGWLGKINIVWLIFFVLVVVIEVMNFRKCMFFPTFDRDSLAGFDSLGYLIAQEHTMCGLSVFSPEENPLIHNAGSYITYAPLVQLSYSIVYMLGAETSKLIPGLFFLFFLISFYGVLRDVVGSTGAIIATFFVLITPEMIAFSSLSATNVIHAIYASLGVIYALKSCSRDKPTADYGLLWVSGVLLLGSILTRYDGIVFPMAMGLYLLYPVCAKRLKWWYLIGWGMIILLPMCCWFLHQKWTGMSSESIVITSLLRDGDKASLIVKGLWGHLTNTQLYGWSFLLLLISLLASLPVMIKRKHWGRLGQVTMAFVLPLLLYGLLLYHINYSWDSIDNVIAYSAKRYLFCFVPIALFCTFTLDAFYLAFRKVESWFS; from the coding sequence ATGATGCTACAAGATCTACTGCGTCAGAGGCTCTCGCTCGTATGGGTCGTCGTGGGTCTGCTCCTCGTGCTGGTAGCGGGCTTACTGCTCCTATATAAGAGCAAAAGGCTCACCGCCAGCTTGCCTTCGCGGGCTACGCTAAAGGGGTGGTTGGGCAAGATCAACATTGTGTGGCTTATCTTCTTCGTCCTTGTGGTGGTCATCGAGGTGATGAACTTTAGGAAGTGTATGTTCTTCCCCACCTTTGATAGGGATAGCCTTGCTGGCTTTGACTCTTTGGGCTACCTCATTGCGCAAGAGCACACGATGTGTGGTCTCTCTGTCTTTAGTCCTGAGGAGAATCCGCTGATCCACAATGCGGGTAGCTACATCACCTACGCTCCGCTGGTACAACTCTCTTATAGCATAGTCTATATGCTGGGGGCTGAGACTTCTAAGCTGATCCCTGGGCTGTTCTTTCTTTTTTTCTTGATCTCGTTTTACGGTGTGCTACGAGATGTGGTGGGGAGTACGGGTGCCATCATCGCAACCTTTTTCGTCCTTATCACGCCAGAGATGATAGCCTTCTCGTCCCTCTCGGCAACCAATGTGATCCATGCGATCTACGCCTCACTTGGTGTGATCTATGCTCTGAAAAGTTGCTCTCGCGACAAACCGACTGCTGACTACGGACTCCTCTGGGTGAGTGGCGTGCTACTCTTGGGTAGTATCTTGACTCGGTATGACGGGATTGTATTTCCGATGGCGATGGGGCTTTACTTGTTATACCCAGTTTGTGCCAAGCGACTGAAGTGGTGGTACCTCATTGGTTGGGGGATGATCATACTCCTCCCCATGTGCTGCTGGTTCCTGCATCAAAAGTGGACAGGCATGTCCTCAGAGAGTATTGTCATCACCTCGCTCCTACGTGATGGCGATAAAGCCAGTCTGATCGTCAAGGGCTTGTGGGGGCATCTGACCAATACGCAGCTCTACGGCTGGAGCTTCTTGTTGTTGCTGATATCGCTGCTCGCCAGTCTACCGGTCATGATAAAGCGTAAGCACTGGGGGCGTCTAGGGCAAGTGACTATGGCCTTCGTATTGCCTTTGTTACTGTACGGTCTGCTACTCTACCATATCAACTACTCTTGGGATTCGATAGACAACGTGATTGCTTACTCTGCGAAGAGATACCTCTTTTGCTTTGTGCCGATTGCGCTGTTTTGCACCTTCACGCTAGATGCCTTCTACCTAGCGTTTCGCAAGGTAGAGTCGTGGTTCTCTTAG
- a CDS encoding CotH kinase family protein, protein MRRNSIGTVILLTLSVMLTALLPCRGQGDAELPSDAVVEPSQTIPIMYITTADGKPIITKKEYKRATFYITDPAGKVSLGTAVEPLGMNIRGRGHSSWKGDKKPYKLKLDEKLSLMGMPKNKHWALLKFWPPTMAGMKLGELMGMAWTPSTKPIEVVLNGDYIGLYLLTETIRIGKNRVNIYEQPDNNEDAATIPGGWLVEVDNYKEQNQISFRENDRWIINITYHSPKVLSTAQRDWLTDEFKGLNDDIYAPNKATSRWKDRLDVDAMARFFIIQEVMDNPDGFHGSFYLHKDQGEGSKWVAGPIWDLTCMNREKTDYTFRMKVHYAFAPHWIGELLKDEDFSSAVCKVWKEVHPVLSDEWMRYLESCFAPYEEAYQRDKQRWSKGDFKPLHSAAEELTTALRRNVDWFDNHLPATPKAIAPVVPTAGRHIVYTMSGEVVRIADDYSEAMRDLPQGVYIVDNSKVIVP, encoded by the coding sequence ATGAGACGCAATTCGATTGGTACAGTGATCCTGCTGACGCTGAGCGTGATGCTTACGGCACTACTGCCCTGTCGTGGGCAGGGTGATGCGGAGCTGCCCTCCGATGCTGTGGTGGAGCCGTCACAGACTATCCCCATCATGTATATCACCACGGCCGATGGCAAGCCTATCATCACGAAGAAAGAGTACAAGCGAGCTACGTTTTACATTACCGACCCCGCTGGGAAGGTGAGTCTAGGCACTGCCGTAGAGCCCCTAGGGATGAACATTCGTGGCAGAGGCCACTCCTCGTGGAAGGGGGACAAGAAGCCCTATAAGCTCAAGCTGGACGAGAAGCTGTCACTCATGGGTATGCCGAAGAATAAGCACTGGGCACTCCTGAAGTTTTGGCCACCGACGATGGCTGGCATGAAGCTAGGCGAGCTGATGGGGATGGCTTGGACGCCCTCTACAAAGCCTATTGAGGTGGTGCTCAATGGCGACTATATCGGTCTCTACTTGTTGACGGAGACGATACGGATCGGGAAGAATCGTGTCAACATCTACGAGCAGCCAGACAATAACGAAGATGCAGCGACCATCCCGGGTGGCTGGCTGGTAGAGGTGGACAACTATAAGGAGCAGAACCAAATTAGCTTTAGAGAGAATGACCGCTGGATCATCAACATCACTTACCACTCACCGAAGGTGCTCTCGACGGCACAGCGGGATTGGCTGACTGATGAGTTTAAGGGACTCAACGATGATATCTATGCTCCGAACAAAGCGACTAGCCGCTGGAAGGATCGCCTCGATGTCGATGCGATGGCTCGCTTTTTCATCATTCAGGAGGTTATGGACAATCCCGATGGCTTCCACGGGAGCTTTTACCTACACAAAGATCAGGGCGAGGGGAGCAAGTGGGTGGCAGGCCCTATCTGGGACCTCACCTGTATGAATCGGGAGAAGACGGACTACACCTTTAGGATGAAGGTACACTACGCCTTTGCGCCTCACTGGATCGGGGAGTTGCTTAAGGATGAAGACTTTAGCTCAGCCGTCTGCAAGGTGTGGAAAGAGGTGCACCCCGTGCTTTCTGATGAGTGGATGCGCTACTTGGAGAGTTGCTTTGCCCCTTATGAGGAGGCTTATCAGCGGGACAAGCAGCGCTGGTCTAAGGGCGACTTCAAGCCTCTGCACAGCGCAGCGGAGGAGCTTACGACTGCTCTTCGGCGGAATGTAGACTGGTTTGATAATCACCTGCCAGCTACTCCTAAAGCCATTGCGCCCGTAGTGCCGACCGCTGGTCGTCACATCGTCTACACCATGTCGGGCGAGGTCGTGCGCATTGCTGATGACTACAGTGAGGCGATGCGTGATCTACCGCAAGGCGTCTATATCGTGGACAATAGCAAGGTGATCGTCCCGTAA
- a CDS encoding S41 family peptidase, which yields MTSRFVPYLLRSLCLCLLAFNTYAQDILTFANSPSQDTLTEENATQRDLQVLGKLLKESHPKMLEEGFAISLDSELTKFYQLAKHVDTPSDSYLLLQQFTSLMGDGHTTLTLDTALFKTYYPIRLGIEEYPTVRLMTAPKTLQSYVGKEIKSICDIPILDVVDTLRRYISADNVQYSLSQVSALGSFCIYWRSLGLDTLKVTFADMDSIFISPISVSDRVELYSSPNAKHYSTLTAPRKALYWYDVMAAPGVAYLQMNAMKDYQSEYSRITSSKPSGYKLTPQEEAYLSSLPRFSDFIDQMFQKMDSLHTHTLIIDLRYNSGGNSMLGDMLLQYLPSQREDASHYTYQLRVSELWRRNYPSVSERIPKAYSGKMIDGKTFSDLILTDGQSQISRDQSHTPRRTFKGDVYIFVGEKTFSSAGVLATVAQDAGVALILEDASSPCAFAPCHYGDVIGFTLPNSGFKGYTSSKSFVRPDQTRCGEKRLVPDRSIPQTKDTTQLGADPLWEYVIKTTSETKE from the coding sequence ATGACGAGTAGATTTGTCCCCTATTTACTGAGATCGTTATGTCTATGTCTGTTAGCGTTCAATACTTACGCCCAAGACATTCTCACATTTGCAAACAGCCCCAGCCAAGATACTCTAACCGAGGAGAATGCCACTCAAAGGGATCTACAAGTACTTGGTAAACTTCTAAAGGAGAGTCACCCCAAAATGCTTGAGGAGGGCTTTGCGATTAGTCTGGATAGTGAACTAACTAAGTTTTATCAGCTAGCCAAGCATGTCGATACCCCTTCCGATTCGTACCTCCTTCTTCAGCAATTTACGAGTTTGATGGGTGACGGTCACACTACGCTGACTCTTGACACCGCTCTGTTTAAGACTTACTACCCAATTAGGCTAGGAATCGAAGAGTACCCTACGGTGCGTCTCATGACAGCCCCTAAGACCCTTCAGAGCTATGTCGGAAAGGAGATTAAGTCCATCTGTGACATCCCCATCCTAGATGTTGTCGATACGCTCAGACGCTATATTAGTGCGGACAATGTGCAGTACTCGCTCTCGCAAGTAAGTGCTTTAGGTTCATTCTGTATCTATTGGAGATCTCTAGGCTTGGATACTTTGAAAGTTACATTTGCTGATATGGACTCCATCTTTATCTCGCCCATATCTGTGAGTGATAGAGTGGAGTTGTATAGCAGTCCAAATGCGAAACATTACAGCACGCTTACTGCTCCACGCAAAGCTCTGTACTGGTATGACGTGATGGCAGCTCCAGGAGTTGCTTACCTCCAGATGAACGCTATGAAAGACTATCAGTCTGAGTATAGTCGCATTACTAGTTCTAAGCCAAGTGGCTATAAACTAACCCCTCAAGAGGAGGCATACCTATCCTCTCTACCTCGTTTTTCGGACTTTATTGATCAGATGTTTCAAAAGATGGACTCGCTTCATACGCACACACTGATCATAGATCTCCGCTACAATTCAGGAGGAAATAGCATGCTTGGCGATATGCTACTTCAGTATTTACCTTCGCAAAGAGAGGACGCATCACACTATACATATCAGCTACGAGTGTCTGAGTTGTGGAGGAGGAACTACCCCTCCGTGTCCGAGAGGATTCCGAAAGCGTACTCTGGGAAGATGATCGATGGAAAGACTTTTAGTGACTTGATCCTTACAGATGGTCAAAGTCAAATATCACGCGATCAGAGCCACACTCCTCGACGAACTTTTAAGGGAGACGTCTACATATTCGTTGGAGAGAAGACCTTCAGTAGTGCTGGGGTGCTCGCAACTGTAGCACAGGATGCAGGGGTGGCCCTTATCCTTGAAGATGCAAGTTCACCTTGTGCCTTTGCTCCTTGTCACTATGGAGATGTAATCGGATTCACGCTACCCAATAGTGGCTTTAAGGGTTATACTAGCAGCAAGTCTTTTGTGCGTCCAGATCAGACAAGATGTGGAGAGAAGAGACTTGTTCCCGATAGATCTATTCCTCAGACTAAGGATACGACCCAGCTTGGAGCGGATCCGCTGTGGGAATATGTCATCAAAACAACATCAGAGACAAAAGAATAG
- the rpoC gene encoding DNA-directed RNA polymerase subunit beta', which produces MAYKTAPKSKTTFSSIRLSLASPEEILAASHGEVTNPNTLDYKTYKPVRDGLFCERIFGPVKDYECNCGKFKRIRFRGTICDRCGVEVTEKKVRRERTGHIKLAVPVAHIWYFRSLPNKLASLLNLKSKDLEAIIYYEKYIVLQSGVSDLEVNTILTEEEYQAKLDELDQSHPDNYDLPESDPDKFVAKIGAEALYEMLSNLDLDSLSYELRDKAQTETSQQRRLDALKRLNVVESFRASKDINRPEWMILKVVPVIPPDLRPLVPLDGGRFATSDLNELYRRVILRNNRLKRLLEQSVPEVIIRNEKRMLQEAVDSLLDNSRKSSAFKGENNRPLKSLSDSLKGKPGRFRQNLLGKRVDYSARSVIVVGPELQMHECGLPKDMAAELYKPFIIRKLIERGVVKTVKSAKRIVDRRDNVIWEILENVMKGHPVLLNRAPTLHRLGIQAFQPKMIEGKAIQLHPLACTAFNADFDGDQMAVHLPLGNEAILEAQLLMLASHNILNPANGAPITVPSQDMVLGLYYITKIRKGVKGSGLTFYGVEEARIAYNEGKLDIHAPINVRIDNVLEDGQLVSKIIETSMGRIMVNENVPTEVGYINETLGKGALRSIISNVIKVCGFAKTAQFLDKIKNLGYYMAFKGGLSFRLQDVVIPKDKEKLVAEGNERVEEIFAQYNEGFITNTERYNQIIDTWSNVSNKITASLMRQLAQDDEGFNNIFMMMDSGARGSKEQIRQLAGIRGLMAKPQKSGSGGGQVIENPILSNFKEGLSVLEYFISSHGARKGLADTALKTADAGYLTRRLVDVSHDVVISEEDCGTLRGIEMADVMKNSTVVATLGERILGRTSVHDIKHPETGEYIVRAGEEINEVAVAAITAAGIETVEVRSVLTCETKNGVCAKCYGRNLATNKLVQRGEVVGVIAAQAIGEPGTQLTLRTFHAGGTASNQETDATVRARFSGTIEYSDIRYVDVERAGRDGNMRPAHIVVNRTAELRILDPKTGVILQHELVPYASTIFFANGATVSKDDTLLNFDPHNTALVSEFSGRLVFENLVEKVTFEYETDESASHKEIVIIRKQGVKNNLIPTAQILDEQGNVLRSYNLPVGAHLVKEDGDMITQGDIITKTPRAISGAGDITGGLPRVQELFEARNPSSPAVVAEIDGTIDFAGVKRGNQEISITSRLGEIRKYFVPLTKQILVQPGDYVRAGMPLSEGAITPADILAIQGPTAVQEYIVNEVQDVYRLQGVKINDKHFEVIVRQMMRKVQVIDPGDTLLMPQQIVDKNDATEENDKLWGMKVITDAGDSTTMKPGQIISSRKLRDENSSLKRRDLKPAVARDAMPATTNQILQGITKAALQTRGFISAASFQETSKVLNDAAISGKADKLEGIKENVICGHLIPAGTGLPEYDKLLVMSQKEHDEIEAQSRQTGSDASYRAKKIDEEKTSETAPAK; this is translated from the coding sequence ATGGCATACAAGACAGCCCCTAAGAGCAAGACCACCTTTTCATCCATTAGGCTCTCTCTGGCATCACCTGAGGAGATCCTAGCGGCATCACATGGAGAGGTTACGAATCCGAATACTCTTGACTATAAAACATACAAGCCAGTACGTGACGGACTCTTTTGCGAGAGAATCTTCGGTCCAGTCAAAGATTACGAGTGCAACTGTGGTAAGTTCAAGCGCATACGCTTCCGTGGTACCATCTGCGACCGTTGTGGTGTAGAAGTTACGGAGAAGAAAGTGCGTCGTGAGCGCACTGGGCATATCAAGCTTGCTGTACCCGTTGCGCACATTTGGTACTTCCGCAGTCTACCTAACAAGCTCGCCTCACTGCTCAATCTCAAGTCAAAAGACCTTGAGGCGATCATCTACTACGAGAAGTATATCGTACTGCAGAGCGGTGTCTCTGACCTAGAGGTCAATACGATCCTCACCGAGGAGGAGTATCAAGCTAAGCTAGACGAGCTTGATCAGAGCCACCCAGACAACTACGACCTGCCAGAGAGCGACCCAGACAAGTTTGTCGCAAAGATCGGTGCCGAGGCTCTCTATGAGATGCTCTCTAACCTAGATCTAGATAGCCTCTCTTACGAGCTACGCGACAAAGCTCAGACAGAGACCTCACAGCAGCGCCGTCTAGACGCACTCAAGCGACTCAACGTCGTCGAGTCCTTCCGCGCATCTAAGGATATCAACCGCCCCGAGTGGATGATCCTCAAGGTCGTACCCGTCATTCCTCCCGATCTGCGTCCACTTGTACCGCTCGATGGTGGTCGCTTTGCAACAAGTGATCTCAACGAGCTCTATCGTCGTGTCATACTGCGTAACAATCGTCTCAAGCGACTCCTAGAGCAGAGCGTCCCCGAGGTGATCATTCGCAATGAGAAGCGCATGCTCCAAGAGGCTGTCGACTCACTCCTCGACAACTCACGTAAGTCTAGCGCATTCAAGGGCGAAAACAACCGTCCCCTCAAGTCTCTCTCTGACAGCCTCAAGGGTAAGCCCGGTCGCTTCCGTCAGAACCTACTCGGTAAGCGTGTAGACTACTCGGCACGCTCCGTCATCGTCGTCGGTCCTGAGCTACAGATGCATGAGTGCGGTCTGCCTAAGGATATGGCAGCTGAGCTCTACAAGCCCTTTATCATCCGCAAGCTCATCGAGCGTGGTGTCGTCAAGACCGTCAAGAGCGCCAAGCGTATCGTAGATCGTCGTGACAACGTCATCTGGGAGATCCTTGAGAACGTCATGAAGGGGCACCCCGTACTACTCAACCGTGCTCCGACGCTACACCGTCTAGGTATACAAGCCTTCCAGCCCAAGATGATCGAGGGCAAAGCTATCCAGCTACACCCCTTGGCTTGTACCGCTTTCAACGCTGACTTCGATGGTGACCAGATGGCTGTGCACCTACCCCTAGGCAACGAAGCTATCCTCGAGGCACAGCTACTCATGCTCGCCTCACACAATATCCTCAACCCCGCCAATGGTGCACCTATCACCGTTCCCTCTCAGGATATGGTCTTGGGACTCTACTACATCACCAAGATCCGCAAGGGGGTCAAGGGTAGCGGACTCACCTTCTATGGTGTCGAGGAGGCTCGGATTGCGTACAACGAGGGCAAGCTAGACATTCACGCACCGATCAACGTACGCATTGACAACGTCCTCGAGGACGGTCAGCTCGTCAGCAAGATCATCGAGACCTCTATGGGACGTATCATGGTCAATGAAAACGTCCCCACCGAGGTCGGTTACATCAACGAGACCCTGGGTAAGGGCGCTCTCCGCTCTATCATCTCCAATGTGATCAAGGTGTGTGGCTTTGCCAAGACCGCACAGTTCCTAGACAAGATCAAGAACCTCGGATACTACATGGCATTCAAGGGTGGTCTCTCCTTCCGTCTGCAAGACGTCGTCATTCCTAAGGACAAGGAGAAGCTCGTCGCTGAGGGCAATGAGCGTGTCGAGGAGATCTTTGCACAGTACAACGAGGGCTTTATCACCAATACCGAGCGATACAACCAGATCATCGACACGTGGAGTAACGTCTCTAACAAGATCACCGCTTCACTGATGAGACAGCTAGCTCAAGACGATGAGGGCTTCAACAACATCTTCATGATGATGGACTCAGGAGCTCGTGGTTCGAAGGAGCAGATTCGTCAGCTCGCTGGCATCCGTGGTCTGATGGCTAAGCCTCAGAAGAGTGGTTCAGGTGGCGGACAGGTCATTGAGAACCCTATTCTCTCCAACTTCAAGGAGGGTCTCTCCGTGCTGGAGTACTTTATCTCCTCACACGGTGCTCGTAAGGGTCTGGCCGATACCGCACTTAAGACGGCTGATGCGGGTTATCTGACACGTCGTCTCGTGGATGTATCGCACGATGTCGTCATCTCTGAGGAGGACTGCGGCACACTGCGAGGCATCGAGATGGCTGACGTGATGAAGAATAGTACCGTCGTCGCCACCCTCGGTGAGCGCATCCTCGGTCGTACATCCGTCCATGACATCAAGCACCCCGAGACTGGCGAGTATATCGTACGTGCGGGTGAGGAGATCAACGAGGTAGCTGTAGCTGCCATCACCGCGGCTGGTATCGAGACTGTCGAGGTACGCTCGGTACTCACCTGCGAAACGAAAAACGGTGTCTGCGCCAAGTGCTACGGTCGCAACCTCGCTACCAACAAGCTCGTACAGCGCGGCGAGGTGGTCGGTGTCATCGCAGCGCAAGCTATCGGTGAGCCGGGTACGCAGCTGACGCTACGAACCTTCCACGCTGGTGGTACAGCAAGCAACCAAGAGACCGATGCTACCGTACGTGCACGATTCTCTGGAACTATCGAGTACTCAGACATCCGCTACGTAGACGTGGAGCGTGCTGGACGAGACGGCAATATGCGACCCGCACACATCGTGGTCAACCGTACCGCCGAGCTACGCATTCTAGACCCCAAGACGGGTGTCATACTGCAGCACGAGTTGGTACCCTATGCCAGCACCATTTTCTTTGCAAACGGAGCTACCGTCAGCAAGGACGATACGCTACTCAACTTTGACCCACACAATACGGCACTCGTCTCCGAGTTCTCAGGTCGTCTTGTCTTCGAGAATCTTGTTGAGAAGGTCACCTTCGAGTACGAGACCGACGAGAGTGCTTCACACAAGGAGATAGTCATCATCCGCAAGCAAGGTGTCAAGAACAACCTCATCCCGACAGCTCAGATACTAGACGAGCAGGGCAATGTACTTCGCTCGTACAACCTCCCCGTCGGTGCTCACCTAGTCAAGGAGGATGGCGATATGATCACACAGGGCGACATCATCACCAAGACACCTCGCGCTATCTCTGGTGCAGGTGATATCACGGGTGGTCTACCACGTGTTCAGGAGCTCTTTGAGGCGCGCAACCCTTCGAGTCCTGCTGTCGTAGCAGAGATCGATGGTACCATCGACTTCGCTGGCGTCAAGCGTGGCAATCAGGAGATCTCCATCACCTCTCGTCTAGGTGAGATCCGTAAGTACTTCGTACCACTTACGAAGCAGATCCTCGTACAGCCTGGCGACTATGTACGTGCAGGTATGCCCCTCTCCGAGGGTGCTATCACGCCAGCAGACATCCTCGCCATCCAGGGTCCCACGGCCGTACAGGAGTACATCGTCAACGAGGTGCAGGACGTCTATCGTCTACAAGGTGTGAAGATCAATGATAAGCACTTTGAGGTGATCGTCCGCCAGATGATGCGCAAGGTACAGGTCATCGACCCAGGAGATACCCTCCTGATGCCTCAGCAGATTGTAGACAAAAACGATGCTACCGAGGAGAACGACAAGCTATGGGGTATGAAGGTCATCACCGATGCAGGTGACTCCACCACCATGAAGCCTGGACAGATCATCTCGAGCCGTAAGCTACGTGATGAGAATAGCTCGCTCAAGCGTCGTGACCTCAAGCCCGCTGTAGCACGAGATGCGATGCCTGCCACGACCAATCAGATCCTACAGGGTATCACAAAGGCTGCGCTACAGACGCGAGGCTTCATTTCAGCGGCTTCCTTCCAGGAGACCTCCAAGGTACTCAACGATGCGGCCATCTCGGGCAAGGCTGACAAGCTCGAGGGCATCAAGGAGAATGTCATCTGTGGTCACCTCATCCCCGCAGGTACAGGTCTACCCGAGTATGACAAGCTCCTCGTCATGTCGCAGAAGGAGCATGACGAGATCGAGGCACAGAGCCGTCAGACTGGATCTGACGCCAGCTACCGCGCTAAGAAGATCGACGAGGAGAAGACCTCCGAGACCGCTCCCGCTAAGTAA